From the genome of Sandaracinaceae bacterium, one region includes:
- a CDS encoding DUF3570 domain-containing protein yields the protein MQLRCCCLGVVLALAAPAAAQQRPWRVAFDGLVYTDTDNVQAYTPSLSVRRALDADGSRVGASAAVDVVSAASVDVVSHATPRFLEARTQGQLDGVAALGDQQLSLAYRFSWEPDYLSNGLTAGWRSRLGTPDSVLDVTYGLTWDVVGRSGSSWSVFSEELFTHSAALSLTQNLGPETILRVVYGLTAQHGYMEKPYRYVPLFPASVDEASITSAQFDRQRSPQRPPESVPDTRVGHALGGRLVQYLEPIDGSLRLDYQIYLDDWSVMSHLVDARVLGTVSRGLRFGGYARGYFQTGASFWQRTYRAEPGEIPLWRSLDRDLSTYGSVTGGLRVEWEWHDLSGYVDGAAMVTHWEDFLLLSDRLAILGQVGLRWTPS from the coding sequence GTGCAACTGAGATGCTGCTGCCTGGGCGTCGTCCTCGCGCTCGCTGCCCCCGCGGCGGCGCAGCAGCGCCCGTGGCGCGTCGCCTTCGATGGCCTGGTCTACACCGACACGGACAACGTCCAGGCGTACACGCCGTCCCTCTCGGTTCGGCGCGCGCTCGACGCGGACGGGAGCCGGGTGGGCGCGAGCGCGGCCGTCGACGTGGTGAGCGCGGCCTCGGTCGACGTCGTCAGTCACGCGACGCCGCGCTTCCTCGAGGCGCGCACCCAGGGGCAGCTCGACGGCGTCGCCGCGCTCGGCGACCAGCAGCTCTCGCTGGCCTACCGCTTCTCGTGGGAGCCCGACTACCTCTCGAACGGCCTCACCGCTGGCTGGCGCAGCCGGCTGGGCACCCCCGACAGCGTGCTCGACGTCACCTATGGGCTCACGTGGGACGTGGTGGGCCGCTCCGGGTCGTCCTGGAGCGTGTTCAGCGAGGAGCTCTTCACCCACAGCGCGGCGCTCTCGCTGACGCAGAACCTCGGGCCGGAGACGATCCTCCGGGTGGTCTACGGCCTCACCGCCCAGCACGGCTACATGGAGAAGCCCTACCGCTACGTGCCCCTCTTCCCCGCCTCGGTGGACGAGGCGTCGATCACGTCCGCGCAGTTCGATCGCCAGCGCTCGCCGCAGCGGCCGCCGGAGAGCGTGCCCGACACCCGCGTGGGCCACGCGCTGGGCGGGCGCCTCGTGCAGTACCTGGAGCCCATCGACGGCTCACTCCGCCTCGACTACCAGATCTACCTCGACGACTGGTCGGTCATGAGCCACCTCGTCGACGCGCGGGTCCTCGGCACGGTCAGCCGGGGTCTGCGGTTCGGAGGCTACGCGCGCGGCTACTTCCAGACCGGCGCGTCCTTCTGGCAGCGGACCTACCGCGCCGAGCCCGGGGAGATCCCTCTCTGGCGGAGCCTCGACCGCGACCTCTCGACCTATGGCTCGGTCACGGGCGGCCTGCGAGTGGAGTGGGAGTGGCACGACCTGTCGGGCTACGTCGACGGCGCGGCCATGGTCACGCACTGGGAGGACTTCCTCCTGCTCAGCGATCGGCTCGCGATCCTGGGTCAGGTGGGCCTGCGATGGACGCCGTCGTGA
- a CDS encoding DUF4266 domain-containing protein — MRAWLTCLALTLGSGCATTQPWERELLSREIMSVDGDEEENAVRRHVWSVREGTAGGLGGGGGGCGCN; from the coding sequence ATGCGTGCTTGGCTGACCTGCCTGGCGCTCACGCTCGGCTCGGGCTGCGCGACGACGCAGCCGTGGGAGCGTGAGCTCCTGAGTCGCGAGATCATGAGCGTCGACGGCGACGAGGAGGAGAACGCCGTCCGACGCCACGTCTGGAGCGTCCGCGAGGGCACCGCGGGGGGGCTGGGCGGCGGAGGGGGTGGGTGCGGGTGCAACTGA
- a CDS encoding carboxypeptidase regulatory-like domain-containing protein, whose protein sequence is MHARRRWLLAIPALVGAVLLALWLWPEDLSSPSGDGAMGGGFDDVTVLGGAGGARGGDLGEAGGARGGDAGLSASEWRPTASVVDDPGSPHGSLHGRVVSSRDGAPVAGAELVFLREGSSTTARSDAQGRFAAQVSEPGRYVLSVATAEGFLPYAPEWGHSAIAFEARPRQRIEGVVVQLRPERQVEVQVVDGDEAPVAGASVRVLGASSGERAMAPVREAYTTDAEGRATVTLWRWASIEARHPDHGLGRARARGADTIQITLRPARPEQTASESIAGRVVDTAGQPIEGALVTAFRRARGLHPSAQGATGADGSFELLGLDVGEHVLMARHPMHPDARVGPVQTGATDATLTMQSGLTIAGRVVDAEGQAVPAVHVSARGGGTALTRRTMGAVVSYDADGRFLVSGLSEGEYELVATSRGMPPSDPVMATAGGPDVTLTLERGAQILGLVRDDEGAPIAGARVSIETGLGRRSATADPIAPTVTDADGAFVLDGVGSEPRSIRVTADGHHGRLVSGFTAASGATRRLEVTLSRVADGEEARTELVGIGVNVWPRGDALVVGRVVEGGSAEAAGLHRGDRILAVDGAPVEGLGFRPALERIRGTEGSTVVLTIQRAGEDAPAQLPIVRTRIRT, encoded by the coding sequence ATGCACGCCCGTCGACGCTGGCTCCTCGCCATCCCCGCGCTCGTCGGTGCGGTCCTGCTCGCGCTCTGGCTCTGGCCCGAGGACCTGTCCAGCCCGAGCGGCGACGGCGCGATGGGAGGCGGCTTCGACGACGTCACGGTGCTGGGCGGAGCCGGCGGGGCGCGAGGCGGCGATCTGGGCGAGGCGGGGGGCGCGCGCGGCGGTGACGCGGGGCTGTCGGCCTCGGAGTGGCGACCGACGGCGAGCGTGGTCGACGACCCGGGCAGCCCCCACGGGAGCCTGCACGGGCGCGTGGTCTCGAGCCGGGACGGCGCGCCGGTGGCGGGGGCGGAGCTGGTCTTCCTGCGCGAGGGGAGCTCCACCACCGCCCGCAGCGACGCGCAGGGTCGCTTCGCGGCCCAGGTGAGCGAGCCCGGCCGGTACGTGCTCTCCGTCGCCACCGCCGAGGGCTTCCTCCCCTACGCGCCCGAGTGGGGGCACAGCGCGATCGCGTTCGAGGCCCGGCCGCGGCAACGCATCGAGGGCGTGGTCGTGCAGCTCCGCCCCGAGCGTCAGGTCGAGGTGCAGGTCGTCGACGGCGACGAGGCTCCCGTGGCCGGCGCGAGCGTGCGCGTGCTGGGCGCGAGCTCCGGTGAGCGCGCGATGGCCCCCGTCCGCGAGGCGTACACCACCGACGCCGAGGGCCGCGCCACGGTGACGCTCTGGCGCTGGGCCTCGATCGAGGCGCGCCACCCCGACCACGGCCTCGGGCGGGCGCGCGCGCGGGGCGCCGACACGATCCAGATCACCCTGCGGCCCGCGCGCCCGGAGCAGACCGCGTCCGAGTCGATCGCGGGGCGCGTGGTCGACACCGCGGGCCAGCCGATCGAGGGCGCGCTGGTCACCGCCTTTCGCCGCGCGCGCGGGCTCCACCCGTCGGCGCAGGGGGCGACCGGCGCGGACGGATCGTTCGAGCTCCTCGGTCTCGACGTCGGCGAGCACGTGTTGATGGCGCGCCACCCGATGCACCCTGACGCGCGGGTGGGCCCGGTGCAGACGGGCGCCACCGACGCGACCCTCACGATGCAATCGGGCCTGACGATCGCGGGGCGCGTGGTCGACGCGGAGGGCCAGGCGGTGCCCGCGGTGCACGTGAGCGCGCGCGGCGGCGGGACCGCGCTGACCCGCCGCACGATGGGCGCGGTGGTGAGCTACGACGCGGACGGTCGGTTCCTCGTCAGCGGCCTCTCGGAGGGCGAGTACGAGCTGGTCGCGACCTCGCGGGGCATGCCGCCCTCCGACCCGGTGATGGCCACGGCGGGCGGCCCGGACGTGACGCTCACCCTGGAGCGGGGCGCTCAGATCCTCGGCCTCGTGCGCGACGACGAGGGCGCCCCCATCGCTGGCGCCCGCGTGTCGATCGAGACCGGGCTCGGGCGGCGCAGCGCCACCGCCGACCCCATCGCGCCGACCGTGACCGACGCGGACGGCGCGTTCGTGCTCGACGGTGTGGGGAGCGAGCCGCGCTCCATCCGTGTGACCGCGGACGGGCACCACGGGCGGCTCGTCTCGGGCTTCACGGCCGCGAGCGGCGCGACGCGACGGCTCGAGGTCACGCTCTCCCGGGTGGCCGATGGAGAGGAGGCGCGCACGGAGCTCGTCGGCATCGGTGTGAACGTCTGGCCGCGCGGCGACGCGCTCGTGGTCGGCAGGGTGGTCGAGGGCGGCAGCGCCGAAGCGGCAGGCCTCCACCGCGGCGACCGCATCCTCGCCGTGGACGGGGCGCCGGTCGAGGGGCTCGGCTTCCGCCCCGCGCTCGAGCGCATCCGCGGCACCGAGGGGAGCACGGTGGTGCTGACGATCCAGCGCGCCGGTGAGGACGCGCCCGCGCAGCTCCCGATCGTGCGCACCCGCATCCGGACCTGA